From the genome of Podospora bellae-mahoneyi strain CBS 112042 chromosome 2, whole genome shotgun sequence:
ATTCCCGCACATGCTGCAAGGCCCCTGGAACCGATCTTACTCGATTTTCCCTCCAGTCTTTTGTTAGGTAATACTTTGGTACCTGTGAAAACAAAGATAGGGTCAACTTTCCACCATTTGACCCCGGGCTAGGCAGGGATCTCGGAAGTGGGTGTAACGGTTGCTGAGTTAATCACCATTTTCCACGTTGCGGAGACACACCCTTCTTTTTACTTGGCTACCTAGAGTAAACCCCAGACAATCGCACGGGGCGGCATTCTAGCGTACGGCGGTGGCTGCAAGCAAAGGACATCCGCCTCCCGAAGCTGTCATCCTGGGCGTAATGTTCTTCCCACACCTGGCTACCTGGCTGCTGCTTTACCTACACAAACTACTTGGCTGGTATGTCATCAtggagaagggaggaggagaaacgAGGGGTGATTGTGTGTGTTACTTCCAGCCACTCCATGTACGTAGAAAGGAACCTCGGAATTAAGAAGCGGGTATAAacttgggggtggttgtgatgAGGGGGCGGAAGAAACTGGGTTACAGTATGGAGGAATATAACTTgaagctccctcccccacatgGAAGTTCGGATTCAGCTCGAGAGAGATTCAGCAAACAAGGTTTTGGTATAGCTATAAAAACATTAAAGTTGTGTGTTGAATACTGGGACATACTCTACCACTTACTACATCTTACCCTTTTTTCTTACGAGTTACCCAAACCAGATACCAATCACCATTTACTTCCAACCAAAAATGGCAGATACTCTAAAGAGGACATTCCATGGTGAGTAAACCCCCCTGCCAAGACTTtgtcatcaaccccaacctgcCTTACCTCGCTCAcacccgtcatcatcatcatcaccattgTATCTTTCCCTCCCATTCGGTGGGACGGGAAAGCAGTATACATGCATACACTTTCCTGACATCAgctaaccaccacccttttcCGCCACAGGCTGCCTAACCTGTCGCAAACGCAAAGTCCGCTGCCTCGGcggctccccctcctgccAAAACTGCTCCCGCATGAACATCACCTGCCACTCCTCCTTCGAGACCAACCTCCGCATCAGGGTGTCAACGCCCACAGGACAAAAACTGGTGGACAACAGGCCTGCCCCCCCTATCCGGGGACCTCGCCGTTGTTTACCGCAACCCCCGGcggcagcaccagcaccagcgtTTGACCAcacccaccaacaccaacaaaacgAGACCTATCCCTCCATCACGTTCGGACCTCACTTTTCGTCGTTTTCCCTgtctcaaccaccaccaccaccacccccaccaccaccgacagcGGGTTATGGGCAGGGTcagggtggtggattggcCGTTCAAGTCCCACCACAGtataccaccaccacctctccagCAGCGGTTTCGATCCCTAGTTTCGACAACGGGCTGTACAACTGGAACAGCAGCTTTGACTTTGCGTGTGTAGATCCCAGCCTTGACCCCGGTTTTGGGAATGGATTCAACAATGGGGTTTCGACGGGGATGgtgaacagcagcagcacgaTGGGGTACGGGGATTTGATGCCtggactgctgctgccgccggggTTTGCTACTTCGGCGCAGATgcctgggttggtggtggtatcgtCGGAGAGTGactttgctggtggtggtggtggtggtggtgtttttctTCCGGGGGGGCAGGAAGGGACGAAGGAGTGGGTTCCTAaacggaggaagaggagtaagaaggttgttgagaaggagggtgagggggaggggggtgggtggtcgTATCACAGGTGAGTTTTGAAGAGGCTATGGATTCGtttggccttgttggtggtgatgcaaTCTGGCTAACAAGTCGATAGACCACAGCCTTACCACTTGGCATAGCCAGTTTTTTCTTGAAAGTCAACATGGTCCAGAGGGGCTCCAGTCATGGAGAAGGTATAACTTTGGTACCAGCCAGCTCATGCCATGATGCTCTGATGAGGGCTCAGCCATGGGAGACGACCACCCCGTGTGCTCAGACCAGAGCTTGCAGCATTTTTACCGCCTACTGCAGCGAGAAGGGACACATTGCGGATAACAGCGACACGGAAACCGAGGGAGAAATGGTAGCCGCCCCTCTTTCACGTTGGTGAAAGCAATGTTTTCCCGTTGCATGACATGATCCGCTGTTGAACTACCCGAGAGCACCGATCAAGACCACCAGCCAGGCGCAGAAGGGAAACCAGTTCCACCAGTTGCCTTCGAAACTCGAGTACACGCAGCGGGGGCATCCGAGAGGTCAAGATACcagggaggttgaggaggagttgagaaaggtgggatgggatgggatgggatgggatgggatgggatgggatgggaggggaatCGGAATCCCGAGATCGAGCCATCTTAAAGTATGACTGTAAGAGAGACGGGGTTCGAAgctgacaagaagaagagagacaTGAAGTGTGGCATATCAGACGAGATGAATAGATATAAACCTTTTGCAATTATCCGTGTTCTACAACTTGGCGCACACAGTAAAAATCGTTTGTTTACGCAACTTTACGTTTCAACCCGTTACGCCGAAATCAAATTTTAGCGGGGGCACACTTTCACTTATACATTTTTTCTCACCACCCGCTCTCCTCTCACTCACCCCACTGCTCATATTAATCTCACTCACCACTCACTCTCACCATCCATACCTCCTAAATTCTACCCCCCTTTCATCCCCAATATTTCACTCCCGCAAACATGACAAGAACCCTCCCAAACATAATCCTAACCGGCACCCCAGGCACAGGCAAAACAACCCACGCCTCCCTCCTAGCCGAGCGCACCCCCCTCCGGCACCTCTCCATCAACGACGTCGTAAAAGACAAGGGCTGCCACGAGGGCTTCGACGAAGAATACCAGTCCTGGATCGTAGACGAGGACAAGCTCCTCGACGCGATCGAGGAGCAGGTcaaggaaggggggtggatCATCGACTGGCATGCCTGCGACCTCTTCCCCAAGAGCTGGGTTgacttggtggttgtgttgcGCGCCGGGACGGAGGTGTTGTTTGATCGGCTGAGTAAACGGTAGGttatcccctccccctcccccccttcctctggATTTGGAGGGTACATGTctggaaagggaggggggaaagagtGGTGTGGGACAGGGCAGGAGGAAGTTGAATTGATCGCTGACGGGAAGAATAGAAACTACCCCGACCACAAACTCCAAGAAAACCTCGACAGCGAAATCATGgacgtcctcctccaagaagcccGCGACAGCTACGACGAGGAGATCGTCGTCGAGCTCCAGTCCGGCGACGCCGACGAGCTAGAGGCAAATGTCGAGAGGATTGAGGCTTGGCTGGagcagtggaagaaggataaTAACCAAAACTAACTTGTCTTTTCCTTATCAAAATTGGAGTTGGGATGGCATGGGGAAATTTGATGGGTCACATTTTTCACATGACGATTGGTTTTCAGTACCTTAGCTAAGGAAAGTAAAATTTTCAAAACCATGAGACACACATTCTCCCTGACTTAAACTGTGTGAAGTATCAACATCAAGATGGCTGCAGCGAGTGAGTGAGTCGTCGGGCATCATACCGTTCATCTCATATCAGAATGCATTAAACGAGGTTTTTAGTAAGATTTTATATGGCGTAATGATACACGGCAATTACCAAAGTTACAGCCACTCAGCTCGTCCAGAACCTATCAATGACAACAGACGATGATATTAACAACATCAATCATAGAATATTCAAAATCCTAAATCCTCTCCTTATATAAGAGGATTATCTATGCACCTTATACAACCCCTACTCTCTCTACATGCACTCACCCAAACACTTCAATTGAAAATCAAGAATAAAACCACGAAACCATCAATCATCTTTCATGCTCTTCTTGCTTCTACTACCTACACAACAACTAAACACCACACAGCTAGCTACAAGAAACAacacccttcccctcctctgTTTGgccaaacagaaaaaaaaaaaaaaaaaaacagaacCAATGCCCCAACCGGGCCAGCCAGCAGTAAAGcaagcctcttcttcctccttccctcctccaacaagtCTAACACCCAACAACAATTATCATATCTATTTAACATTTTTCCTCCCTTTACCAAACCAATCAACCCATcaatccatccatcttccaacgccaacccccatcccccaactGTCGACTCAACTTTGTAAAAAGGTATGTATTGTAATTTTATCCTCATGAACCCACCACTATAACAACACACCCCATATGTAGTGTATCCGTGGCATAAATTTTCACActcaccccaaccacccctaCTTCTCTCAACTACTAACCAaaccacctcaccccccGTTCCTGCGCAagaacaaccccccctcccaccccccccttcatccGCTGTTACTCCTAGACTTCAGCATGACATTCCTGGCGGCGGGTGGCACCGGTCCATTATTCCCACTCCCATTCCTCCACGAACTCAACAGCACACTCACCGgcctctgatgatgatgatggctcgACCCCCCCGGagatggctgctgttgttgttggaaacCCAGAAACGAGCGAGGAGCCACCTAGGCGCTCGCCTGTATCGATCCCGggccctcctccatctcctgaAGATCATTCATGCTGTGCGTGTCAAAGTCGCCCGCCTGCGACCCAAACTCGAGCTTCTCCTGCTGGGCAATAGCCTGCTGGGAGACAATCTCGGCTAGGCGCTTCAACCGTGGGGTTTGGAGCCCTATTCATCATTAGTTAGCAGACATTCTCACTTGTACCCTCacggaaaaaaaaaaaaaaaaagaaaaaaaaaaaaaaaaactactCACAAGACGGTGTATAAGTCTCCAAAGCAGTAATCACTCTCGGCTCCGCAATCTCATATGGCCCGCTGTCGTCCATATCGACAGcctgcagcagcaacacaTCGCTCTTCTCCGTCACCCTCGACGCCACCGCCTTCATAATCTCGCCATTGATCGGCTGCTCGTAATCCGCCACCAGGTACTGATTCAGCAGCTTCTGGATCTGGTTGGGCGACAGCATCCAGCAAATGTCCTGAATGATCTCGATGTCGTTGAGCGTCGCCTTCTTGAGCTGCAACAGCTTGGTCGCCTGCATCAAGTGCTCCAGCTGGAGCGTCCCCTCGGGCATGTCGTGGCTCTTGCACCACTCCTCGATACGGGTGATGTTGTAGTTGATCTGCAGACCACGCTTCCAAGAGAGGAAGTTGCGGCGCATGAGCAGATCGTTGAACGCCGTCACGCCAACAAGCCTGAGCAGCTCGGTGATGGTCTGGGTAATGATGGAATCCTCAAGGTAGTAAGCCTTCATGGCGCGGAAGACGCTGTTGAGAAGCGACAGCAAGTTATCCATGCTGTACGCGGGAGCAGAGTTGCCCTGCAAAAGCTTGCCAAGGAACCTGTTGTTTTCATTCGTGACGAAGCCCGGCAGCGACTGCGACTCGATGATGGCGGGCACAATCATCTTGTTAAGTTTCTTCTTGAGCACCTTCATCCAGGTGTGGTAAATGTTGAACTCGAGACTCTCGAGATCGTGCTTGACAATCTCCAACAGGCGGTCATACTCGTAGTTGTCCGTCTTTTGGGCCTCGTACCAGTCCTCGGCGAGGAAGACAAAAGACAGCATCTCGTGGACGTTGGAGAGCCAGAACGCACCGGGGTTAATagcctcctcgtcgtcgtggttCATCACCTCCTGCTGAATCGACTGCATGACGTTGGCAAGGAACCGCTCCGACTCCTTGACGAAGCCGTTGTTCCACATCTCGGACGTCACCAAGTTGATGAGATACGAAGGGAAAAGGACCTCCTTGTCGGTAGGGGCAGGGTTGCTGGATGGCGAAGGGATCTTGAGGTTGCGAATAAGGCCAATGGTGACCTCCTGGTTCAggccctcctcatcggcaAGGAGACCTTCCAACTCCATCTCAATGCTATCAATACCGGGAATAAATGTCGAACCGGAAAGAGTAGTCTGGCGGTTCATGCCAGGAACAGCCATGGAGACAGGGCGGGGGTTGTAGGCCATGCTGTACCTATCCATCTCGCGAGGCTCTGCACCCGCACTCCGtctcttgggcttcttggacgACACCAGATTGATGAGACCGGCCGGCGCAGTAGACGCCGGTCCGTTCCCGTTGACAAGCTCGCCGTTGACGGGAGCAGCTCTTCTAGCCTGCTCCAGTGCCTCTTGAAGCTCAGCAATCTGTTGCCTGAGCGAgttcttctcaacctcggACTGCTCGCTCTGCTGGCGCGcagcctcaagctcctcgttGGTAGCGCGGAGGCTCTCCCGAAGTTGtcgctcctcctcttgcaTCCTCTTCACATTCGCCGTCGACTCCTCAAAGCTAGTCTGCAGCTTCTTCATCTCCGCCTCCATAGCCTCCAGACGAGCAGCCGCAATACCAGCCTGGTTGGCCTCAGTCTGCAGCTCCTTCGTCCTAGCCTCCAGAGCATTGTGCCTATTTCTCCAAATGGCAACCTGCCCTTCATAGTTCTCCACCTGCACCTTCAACTCCTTGTTCTGCGCCTTCATGGTACCCAAAGACTGCGTCAACTCAACGACCTTGTTCTCCAGCTTGTAAGAGATCTGCTTCAAGTCACGAGCCTCGGCACGGACAACCTTGTACTCCTTCCGAGCAGTCTTGCCACGCCACAAGCTCTGCACAATGACAATCTTGCGGCGGTAGTCTCTCCAGGCACGAAGCTGTTGTCTCGAGCGCCAGTTGCGCTGAATGATAAGAACCGCGTTGCCAACCCGGGTCTCCATGATCTCCTTGCGGCGCAGATAACCCTTGATAGCGGCCTGAGCGCGAATGACATCGTTGCGGATAACGAGGAACTCTCTCCTCTGCTTAAAACCACGCCAGTTCTTTTGGATGGTAACCGCAGCCTTGATCGTCCGCAGCTCCTGAGCCTCCTTGCGGGCCCTGTAGCCCCGGAAGAGAGCCTGGAAGCTGACAATGGCACCCCTGGCAGCAAGATACTTCTTGCGGTAGTACTTGGCCTTGAGGTTCTTTTGAATGAGAATGGCGCAGTCGTTGAGACGGGTCGTCCTCAGGTTCTCCAAAAAGGCAAGCATACCCGCCCTGAAGAAGATCTTGGTCAGACCCATCTGATATTTGTCCATACCCGGGGCCACCTTGTTGGCGCCGAGGGCCTTGGTCAGGATGGCATCGGCCATCTGCCTAATTTCCGAGGTCCATTGCTGCGACGGCACCAACATGTAGTACCGCAGCGCAAACTCCTCATACGTCCACCTCGTGGGGTAACCCGCACAACTAATACGGACTGTTTCGAGAACACCGCAGGCACGGAGCTGGCTGAGAACCATGGGGCCCTCAAACTTCCacgcctccttggcctcgttGGGCTTGATACATCTGATGTAGTGCACATCAgtgctgttgatggtggtcatGAGCTCGATCAGCGAGGACTTGAAGATGCCTCCCAGAGTGGGCTTGCGGTTGACGGCGACGCCAATTCTCCTACCGGCCGCCGGCTTCACCGCATTAGAGCTTGCCTGGGCGAGGTCCTTCTCCCGCACCGCCGACGCGGCATCCAACACCTGGCCGAGGAACGCATTAGTCGACGCGCGCAGTACCGCCATGTGTTCGTCGGGAACCGTGTCACGGTTCTTTTCTATGAAACCGTCCGACTCATACGTGACGTCGATGGCATAGTGGCAGACGGTAAAAGACGACTTGCCGAACCTTGGCTTCTTGTAGAACTTGTGCTTGTCGGCAGCATAGTTGTGGTGGAGCTTGGTGACAAACTGCTCATCAGATCCCATAGGCAGCCTGGATTCTTCATCAAGGAGAGAAAGAATACCGAGCTTGCCCTCAATCAAATCGATGCAGGGCTGGTTATCCGCGAAATCAATAAAGGTCCAGTCGATCTTCTCCCTAAGATACTCCTCCTGCTCAAGCTTGAAGACGTGCTGGTTGAACTCTTGCTGCAGCTTCTCGTTGGCGTAGTTGATGCAGAACTGCTCAAACGAGTTCTTGGCAAAATGTTCGAAACCGTAAATATCGAGCACACCGATAAACGACTTGACCCTGCTGAGAACCTCCTCGGTCGCCAAGCTCCTGTTGATAATCTCCACCAGCCAGTCGAACAAGCTAGAGTAGATGAACTTGGCCACGGAATCCCTGACAACGATAGCCTGAGCTTGCGACAGGTTCGAAGTGATCTTCTCGCCACGAGTGACAAGCTGCTTCTTGACAATCCACTTGGCAAACTCGGGGGCATCAATACCGAGAATCTCGCAAGCCTTGACCAACGATGGCTCCGTCGCAGCGAGCACGCTTTCCGTCCTGGACGCCCCGATCTTGACGTTGCCGAGGTGGAGCAAACCAGCAAGCAGCTTAAAGATCTCGGCCTGCTCGCCCTCGCTCACACCAATCGTCGTCAGCGACTGCTTCGTCGCCTTGAATTCCGCCTTGTCGTCCACGCCGTCAATCGTCGGGGTGTTGCCCTGGTTGAGGTAGTCAAACTGCTCAATAGGCAGCAGACCTAGCTCCTGGCGCTCCTTGTCTGTCACACCGGCCACGAGCTGGTAGAAAATGTGATAATTCCTCTCCTTGAGCGGCTGGAAGACCAATCTCGACCGTTCCAGCAAATATGTCCTGATCTTAGCTCCGATAATATTTGTTTCCTTGTCGAACATGATTTCAATGTACTTTCCGAACCGCGAGGAGTTGTCGTTTCTCGTCGTCTTGGCGTTACCGAAGGCTTCcatgatggggttggtggccAGAATAGCCTCTTCGGTCTTGCTCATCGCCTCTGGGCCCTTCTTTGCCCTCGATCCCGGGCTGTCTGATGGATGTCTTGTCGCGAAGTATCGCATGATGTACTTGGCGCTGACAGTTTTACCAGCACCGGACTCACCAGACACGACGATGGTCTGGTTCTTGTTGTCGCGCAGCATGTCCCTATTCCCAGCGTCAGCCAACCGCCTGTGTCCCAAACCTCGCATCCACCGCGGGTCCCTACATGAAAGCTTCCTCAGCAATGGCAAACAGGTGAGGAGCTTGTGTGGCTCTCTGCTTCCCGGCATATACTTGCACCATGCCAGGTACGTAGAGG
Proteins encoded in this window:
- the FAP7 gene encoding factor activating pos9 (BUSCO:EOG09264XPY; COG:F; EggNog:ENOG503P1RA), translating into MTRTLPNIILTGTPGTGKTTHASLLAERTPLRHLSINDVVKDKGCHEGFDEEYQSWIVDEDKLLDAIEEQVKEGGWIIDWHACDLFPKSWVDLVVVLRAGTEVLFDRLSKRNYPDHKLQENLDSEIMDVLLQEARDSYDEEIVVELQSGDADELEANVERIEAWLEQWKKDNNQN
- a CDS encoding hypothetical protein (EggNog:ENOG503PRGW; COG:S), with amino-acid sequence MADTLKRTFHGCLTCRKRKVRCLGGSPSCQNCSRMNITCHSSFETNLRIRVSTPTGQKLVDNRPAPPIRGPRRCLPQPPAAAPAPAFDHTHQHQQNETYPSITFGPHFSSFSLSQPPPPPPPPPPTAGYGQGQGGGLAVQVPPQYTTTTSPAAVSIPSFDNGLYNWNSSFDFACVDPSLDPGFGNGFNNGVSTGMVNSSSTMGYGDLMPGLLLPPGFATSAQMPGLVVVSSESDFAGGGGGGGVFLPGGQEGTKEWVPKRRKRSKKVVEKEGEGEGGGWSYHRPQPYHLA
- the MYO2 gene encoding Myosin type-2 heavy chain 1 (COG:Z; EggNog:ENOG503NV49), whose product is MSESYDVGTRAWQPDATEGWVASEVVKKTVDGDKVKLIFRLENDETKELEVSLEALQSGNDPSLPPLMNPTMLEASDDLTNLSHLNEPAVLQAIRLRYLQKEIYTYSGIVLIATNPFARVDSLYVPGMVQVYAGKQRATQAPHLFAIAEEAFMDMLRDNKNQTIVVSGESGAGKTVSAKYIMRYFATRHPSDSPGSRAKKGPEAMSKTEEAILATNPIMEAFGNAKTTRNDNSSRFGKYIEIMFDKETNIIGAKIRTYLLERSRLVFQPLKERNYHIFYQLVAGVTDKERQELGLLPIEQFDYLNQGNTPTIDGVDDKAEFKATKQSLTTIGVSEGEQAEIFKLLAGLLHLGNVKIGASRTESVLAATEPSLVKACEILGIDAPEFAKWIVKKQLVTRGEKITSNLSQAQAIVVRDSVAKFIYSSLFDWLVEIINRSLATEEVLSRVKSFIGVLDIYGFEHFAKNSFEQFCINYANEKLQQEFNQHVFKLEQEEYLREKIDWTFIDFADNQPCIDLIEGKLGILSLLDEESRLPMGSDEQFVTKLHHNYAADKHKFYKKPRFGKSSFTVCHYAIDVTYESDGFIEKNRDTVPDEHMAVLRASTNAFLGQVLDAASAVREKDLAQASSNAVKPAAGRRIGVAVNRKPTLGGIFKSSLIELMTTINSTDVHYIRCIKPNEAKEAWKFEGPMVLSQLRACGVLETVRISCAGYPTRWTYEEFALRYYMLVPSQQWTSEIRQMADAILTKALGANKVAPGMDKYQMGLTKIFFRAGMLAFLENLRTTRLNDCAILIQKNLKAKYYRKKYLAARGAIVSFQALFRGYRARKEAQELRTIKAAVTIQKNWRGFKQRREFLVIRNDVIRAQAAIKGYLRRKEIMETRVGNAVLIIQRNWRSRQQLRAWRDYRRKIVIVQSLWRGKTARKEYKVVRAEARDLKQISYKLENKVVELTQSLGTMKAQNKELKVQVENYEGQVAIWRNRHNALEARTKELQTEANQAGIAAARLEAMEAEMKKLQTSFEESTANVKRMQEEERQLRESLRATNEELEAARQQSEQSEVEKNSLRQQIAELQEALEQARRAAPVNGELVNGNGPASTAPAGLINLVSSKKPKRRSAGAEPREMDRYSMAYNPRPVSMAVPGMNRQTTLSGSTFIPGIDSIEMELEGLLADEEGLNQEVTIGLIRNLKIPSPSSNPAPTDKEVLFPSYLINLVTSEMWNNGFVKESERFLANVMQSIQQEVMNHDDEEAINPGAFWLSNVHEMLSFVFLAEDWYEAQKTDNYEYDRLLEIVKHDLESLEFNIYHTWMKVLKKKLNKMIVPAIIESQSLPGFVTNENNRFLGKLLQGNSAPAYSMDNLLSLLNSVFRAMKAYYLEDSIITQTITELLRLVGVTAFNDLLMRRNFLSWKRGLQINYNITRIEEWCKSHDMPEGTLQLEHLMQATKLLQLKKATLNDIEIIQDICWMLSPNQIQKLLNQYLVADYEQPINGEIMKAVASRVTEKSDVLLLQAVDMDDSGPYEIAEPRVITALETYTPSWLQTPRLKRLAEIVSQQAIAQQEKLEFGSQAGDFDTHSMNDLQEMEEGPGSIQASA